The region CCGAGGTCGGCAATATCCTGCGGTTCGAGCAGGATTTCCCCGGCGCGCGGGTGATCCGGCTGGAACAGAATTACCGCTCGACCCCGCATATCCTCGCCGCTGCCTCGGGGCTGATTGCGGCGAACAAGGGGCGCTTGGGCAAGACGCTGTGGACCGATGCCGAGGACGAGGGCGAGCGGGTGCGCCTGATCGGCCATTGGGACAGCGAGGCGGAGGCGCGCTGGATCGGCGAGGAGATCGAGAGCTTTCAGGGCGGCCATCGCGCCAGTATCGGCCGGGTCAGCCTGAACGATATTGCCATCCTCGTCCGCGCCAGCCACCAGATGCGGGCCTTCGAGGACCGCTTCATGACCATCGGTCTGCCCTATCGCGTCATCGGCGGCCCGCGCTTCTACGAGCGGCAGGAAATTCGTGATGCCATGGCCTATTTCCGGCTGGTGGTCAGCCCCGCCGACGACCTGGCCTTCGAGCGGATCGTGAATACGCCCAAGCGCGGTCTTGGCGACAAGGCGGTGCAGACCATTCAGACCGCTGCGCGGAACAATGGCGTCAATCTTCTGGAGGGCGCGCGGATCGTCGTCGAGGACGGTCTGATCGGCGGCAAGGGCGGCGCGGCGCTGCGCGAATTCGTGAACGGGATCGGGCGCTGGCATGCCGATGTGCTGGACAGCACCGTCAGCCATGTCGAACTGGCCGAGCGGATTCTGGACGAATCCGGCTATACCGCCATGTGGCAGAACGAGAAATCCCCGGATGCGCCCGGGCGTCTCGACAACCTCAAGGAACTGGTCAAGGCGCTGGAAGAGTTCGACAATCTTCAGGGCTTCCTCGAACATGTAGCGCTGGTGATGGACCGCGACGAGGGCGAGGTGTCGGAAGAGGTCAGCATCATGACCCTGCACGGCGCCAAGGGGCTGGAATTCCCGATCGTCTTCCTGCCGGGGTGGGAGGACGGGCTGTTCCCGAGCCAGCGCGCCATGGACGAAAGCGGCACCCGCGGGCTCGAGGAGGAACGCCGGCTGGCCTATGTCGGCATCACCCGGGCCGAGCGCCTGGCGACCATCAGCTTTGCCGGCAACCGTCGGCTCTACGGGCAATGGCAAAGCTCGATGCCCTCGCGCTTCGTCGATGAACTGCCAGAGGATCATGTCGAGGTGCTGACCCCGCCGGGCCTCTATGGCGGCGGCTACGGCGCGGCGATGGCCTTTGCCGGCGCCAATGGCGGCACTGACATGCACCAGCGCGCCGCCCATGCCGATGTTTACAACTCGCCGGGCTGGAAGCGGATGCAGGCCAATGCCACCCTGCGCAAGCCGCCGGTGCAACGCACGCCGGTCATCATCGATGCCGAGCCGGCGGCGGGCTATGCCGTGGGTGACCGGGTGTTCCACCAGAAATTCGGCAATGGCACGGTGATGGGCATCGCCGAGGATACGCTGACGGTGCAGTTCCCCACCGGCTTCAAGACCATCAAGGCCGCCTATCTGCAGCCCTCGGGTAGCGCGGGCGGGGATGACGTGCCGTTCTGAGCCGCGCGGCTATTGCACGCCGCCCCGCACGCCCTTTCCAATCGCATCCTCCAGCCGCCGCGCCTCGCGGTCGAGACCCCAGGGCGGGTTGATGACGAACATGCCAGAGCCGACCATGTTGTGATCCGCCCGGACCGGCGGGAAGCGGATCTCTGACACCAGCGCCTGCCGGTGATTCTGCTTCAGCCGCGTGAGCATCGGCAGATGCCGGTCATCGGTCAGGATCGGGTACCACAGCGCGATTGCCCCGACATTCCACTTGCGCACGATCTGGTCGATCTGGCGCGGAATCTCCTCGTACTCGGTCTTCACCTCGTAGCTGGGATCGATCAGCATGAAGCCCCGCCGCGGTGTCGGCGGGCACAGCGACTGCGCCACCTGGAAACCGTCGCGGCGGTGAATGGTGGCGAAGCCCGCCACCCAGGACAGCGCCGCATGTTCGGCCGGGTGCAGCTCGGCCAGGTGGGCATTGTCGGATTTGCGCAGGAAATGCGCGGCGATCAGCGGTGAGCCGGGATAGGCGGCGCGGCCATGGGCGGCGCGGACGGCGGCCAGAACCTGCAGGAAGGGATGGCCCGCCTGCAACCAGCTCTCGGCCTCGGCGCGCCGGATGCCCGCCGCCGCCTCGCCGGTCTTCTGCGCCTCGGCGCTGTCCAGCCGATAAAGGCCGCGCCCGGCATGGGTCTCGATATAGCTGAGCTGCTTGTCCTTGCGCGTCAGGTAATCCAGCGCCACCGCAAGCAGCGCGTGCTTGTGGAGATCGGCAAGGTTCCCGGCGTGATAGGCGTGCTGATAGCTGAGCATCATTCGCCCATAACCCGGCCCGCAGAAAAAGAAAAGCGGCGGCGCCCAGGGAGGAGGAGGGGCGCCGCCGCGTTCACGCTGGCCCAGGGAGGAGGAGGGGTCGCGTATGGGGTGCGGTGTCGCCCTGGGAGGAGGTAGGGCTTCACCGCGAACAAGGCAGGCTGTCCAGGGAGGAGGAGGGACAGCGGGCCTCGTATTCTTTTCAGCGGCGGCCCCTGGGAGGAGGAGTGGGGCCGCCGCTGTGCACGCGGACCTCAGGGAGGAGGAGAGGCCGCGTATGGGGTGCGGTGTCGCCCTGGGAGGAGGTAGGGCTTCACCGCGAACAAGGCAGGCTGTCCAGGGAGGAGGAGGGACAGCGGGCCTCGTATTCTTTTCAGCGGCGGCCCCTGGGAGGAGGAGTGGGGCCGCCGCTGTGCACGCGGACCTCAGGGAGGAGGAGAGGCCGCGCATGGGGTGCGGTGTCGCCCTGGGAGGAGGTAGGGCTTCACCGCGAACAAGGCGGGCTGTCCAGGGAGGAGGAGGGACAGCGGGCCTCGTATTCTTTTCAGCGGCGGCCTCAGGGAGGAGGAGAGAGGCCGCCGCTGCGACAGGATGGCCCTAGGGAGGAGGAGCGGGCGATCCTGTTAACTGGGTGGCGGCATCCTCAGGGAGGAGGAGGGAGGATGCCGCCTAAGCCCTGGCCCCAGGGAGGAGGAGGGGCGAGGGATCAAAAACCTATGTTACTGCGCGGCGCCGTAGGCGGCTTCGCGGGCGATGCGGGAGATCATCGAACGATGAATGCCCAGGTCAGCCAGGTCACGCGCGGTCAGGGCGTTCAGTTCGCGAACGGTCTGACGGTAGACGGCATTGCGAGCGCGGCTTTCCTGAATGCCGGCGATCACGTCGCCCAGCCAAGTGCGGAAACCGGCTTCTTTGCGGGCGCTGCCGTGGATATGTTCAATTGCAGCCATGTTCGTCTTCCTTGCGTCTGCTCTTCGTCTCTGCGCCGAACCCGGATGGTCCTGCGCTTTCGGATGAGACAAAGATGGCGCTAATGCTGCAGATGCACAATGGCTGGAATGTGGTTTTCTGCTATGCAGCAATTGCATAACTATTGCTGACCTAGCTGGCTGTGACCTGCTGAAAAGGCGCGCAAAAAAGAGAGCGTTTCGCCGTTAGCGATCACGGTTCCGCTACCCTGTGCTCTTGTGACGCAGGGTCAGATGGGGTTAGCCTGCGACAAAGGGACGCGAGTGTTGCCGAGGCGCTGCGGTTCCATAAGTTTGATGACGATCTCGGGTGAAAGGCGAAGAAATGGGCATCGAGCGTGAAGTTGCCGTAAGGTCAATCGAGGGGATCGAGATTCCGGGCGGTGGGACCCTTGGCGGGGCCGATCTTTTGCGCGCCCTGACGGTCGATGGCGACACGGTTCGATTCGTCCTCGAGGTCCGGGATGCCGATCAGGCGCGCGCATTCGCCCCGGTCGAGGCCGAGGCGCGGCGGCGGCTGCTGGCGCTGCCGGGCGTGGCCAATGTCTCGATCGTCATGACCGCGCCGGCCGGCAAGCCGGCGGCACAGACGCCACCACCGCAGATGAAGCTGGGCCGTCACCCGACCCCGCAAGCCGGCCCGCAGCCGATCCCGGGTGTGAAGAACATCATCGCCATTGGTTCCGGCAAGGGTGGCGTGGGAAAATCCACCGTCACCTCGAACCTCGCGGTGGCACTGGCGCGGGCCGGGCGTCGCGTGGGCATTCTGGATGCCGACATCCATGGCCCCAGCCAGCCGCGGATGATGGGCGCCTCGGGCCGCCCGGCCAGCCCCGACGGTCAGCGGATCGAACCGCTGCAGGCGCATGGCGTCACGCTGATGTCGATCGGCTTCATGCTGAACGAGGGCGAGGCGGTGATCTGGCGCGGCCCGATGCTGATGGGCGCGATGCAGCAGTTGCTGGGACAGGTGAACTGGGGCGAGCTTGACGTGCTGCTGATCGACCTGCCGCCCGGCACTGGCGATGTGCAGCTGTCGCTGTGCCAGAAGGCGGCGCTGACCGGGGCGCTGATCGTCTCGACGCCGCAGGATGTGGCGCTGCTGGATGCCCGCCGCGCCATCGACATGTTCCGCAAGCTGAAGACGCCGATCCTCGGGCTGGTCGAGAACATGTCGAGCTATGTCTGCCCGAATTGCGGCCACGAGGCGCATCTCTTCGGTCATGGCGGTGTCGCCGCCGAGGCGCGGGACCTGGATCTGCCCTTCCTTGGCGAGATTCCGCTCGAGCTCGAGGTGCGACTGGCCGGCGATGCGGGCCGCCCGGTGGCGCTGGGCGAGGGCGCGGTCGCCGATGCCTACGCCCGGCTGGCGGATCGGCTGATCAAGGGCGGGCTGGCCTGAGCGGTCAGCCCTTGTCGCCGAGGCCCATCTCTTCCAGCACGCGCTGGCGGGCCAAGGCCGAGTCACGGTCGTTGATGCCCAGCAACCCGGCGACGAGGCGGATCATGGATTCCTCGTCGGCCCCGCGGGTCTCGTCGGCATAGGCGATCTCCCACAGCGCGGCGATGACATCGAAGCGGTCTTCCAGCGCGATGCGGTCCTTGATCGTGCGGGTGAAGCGGACGGTATCGGGGGCCTCGGCCTCGATCATCTCGGCGGCGGCGCGGCGTTCGGCCGCCTGCTGGCCGCTGAGACCCCGGCGGCGGGCCAGGATCTGCTCGATCCGCCGCTGCTCGACCCCGTCATAGCGATCATCGGCACGCGCGACCCGCACCAACAGGGCGGCAAGCGCAACCTCGGCATCGCCGGCATCGATGCGGCGGTCCTCGGTGTCTTCGGCGAAAAGGCGGGTCAGGAGATTGCGGAACATGCAGGTATCATAGACCTTACGCCCGCCGTCACAAGACGCGATCAGGCAGGGTCATATCCGGCGACGATGACGACGTCCCCCGCGCTGCAAGGTTTGCGCAGCGCCAGTGCCGCCTGGTACTCGGCACTGTGATAGCAGTCGGTCGCGGCCTCGAGGCTGGGAAACTCGACGACGACGCTGCGCGGGCGTGCCTCACCCTCGACCACGGTTTGCACCCCGCCGCGCACGAGGAAGCGCCCGCCGTATTGGGCCAGAGGCGCGGCATTGGCCTGACGATAGGCCTCGTAGGCTGTGGGATCATCCACCGTCACATGCGCGATCCAGTATCCCTTGGGCATCAGTGAACCTCCGGTATGGTGATGCGTCCCTCGGCGACCTTCGCCGCCCGCCCGCTGATGCGGACCTCGGTGATGGCCCCGTTTCCGACCTGAACCGTCAGCCCGATCTCTGACGGGCGGCCCATCTCGACGCCCTGACGCAGCGCGATGCGGTTCTCGCCCTCGCCGAGCCGACCGGCGGCCAGCAGCAGGGCGGGCAAGGTGGCCGAGGCCGATCCGGTCGCGGGGTCCTCGGGCACGCCATTCGCGGGCGCGAACATGCGGGCGCGGAAACCATCACCCTCGGGCGCATAGGCATAGAGCTTGGGGGCAGCGCGGGTCAGCGCCTCGAAGGCCTCGCCGCGCGGACGTGCCTGGGCCAGCGCCTCGAGATCACGCAGCGGCACGAAGATGAAATCATTGCCAGCGCTGGCCATGGCGGGGCGATGCGCGCCGAACCCGATCTGTCCCACCGCCAGCCCCAGCGCCGCGGCAACATCCACAGGCGTTGGTGCCTCGCCGGTTAGGGCAGGCAGGGCCGGGGCCACAAACTCCGCCAGCCCGTCCGCAATGGTGACCGGCACCAGCCCAGCCTGTTCCTCCAGCACGATCCGCCCATTCTCGCCGCCCGACAGGTGCAGCGCGCAACCGATGGTCGGATGGCCGGCAAAGGGGATCTCGGCCTTGGGCAGGAAGATCCGCACCCGTGCCGTATGCGCCGGATCGCGCGGCGACTGGACAAAAATCGTCTCGCTGAGATTGAACTGCCGGGCGATCACCTGCATCTGCGCCGTGCTCAGCCCGTCCGCCCCCGTGACCACGGCCAGCGGATTGCCCGAAAAAGGCCGGTCGGTGAAGACATCGTAGATATGGAAGTCGAGCATGTGCGGGGTCCTGGCGGCCTGAACCTGCGATCCTGTCACCGGCATTCGGGTGATGCAACCGGCCGCTTTGTCGCGCGCAGTTGCGGGTGTATCATTGCGTGATGGACTCAACCCCAAGGAGGTTGCCGTGCATCGCTTCATCATTGCCCTCTGCCTGACCCTGCCTGCACTGCCCGCGCTGGCCGGTTCACCCAATAATCCCGGTGCCGGAGGTCAGTTCCTGCGCGACGAGGCGCGTGAGCTGAAGGAATCCGGCTCGACGGTCGGCGAATTCCTGAACGAGACCCGCGAGGCCGATCCCGATTTCACGCTTGGCGGGCATATCCAGGAGTTCGGCGAGCGTTTCCTTGGCTCGACCCCGAATCCGGCAAATGACCGTGGCGGCGGGAACGACCGCGACTAGCGCGCCGCAGCTTCACCCGATTATCCCGCCTCGGCCCTCAATACTTCTGCGGCACGTAGAGATCGCGGGGCAGCACGTCGCGCTCGTAATCGGGATTGAACACCCGGTTCGGCAGCTCGATCTCTTCGTGGGGCACCTCGGTATAGGGCATCAGCCCCAGAAGGTGGCTCATGCAGTTCAGCCGGGCACGCTTCTTGTCATTGCCCGGCACGATGTACCACGGCGCCTCGGGGATATTGGTGCGCTCGAACATCTCTTCCTTGGCCTTGGTATAGCTTTCCCATCGCACCCGGCTTTGCAGGTCCATCGGTGACAGCTTCCACTGCTTCAGCGGATCATGGATGCGCATGAGGAACCGCATCTGCTGCTCCTCGTCGGTGACCGAAAACCAGTACTTCACCAGCCGGATGCCCGAGCGGACCAGCATCCGTTCGAATTCGGGAACGTCCTGAAAGAACTGTTCGACCTCGTCCTCGTTCGCGAAGCCCATCACCCGCTCGACCCCCGCGCGGTTGTACCAGCTGCGGTCGAACAGCACGATTTCCCCGCCTGCCGGCAGATGCGGCACGTATCGCTGGAAATACCATTGCGTCTTTTCCCGGTCCGAGGGTGCGGGCAGGGCGACCACGCGGGCGACGCGCGGGTTCAGCCGCTGGGTGATGCGCTTGATGGCGCCGCCCTTTCCGGCCGAATCGCGGCCCTCGAAGATGACGACGATCTTTTCCTTGTAGTGGCTGA is a window of Paracoccus zhejiangensis DNA encoding:
- a CDS encoding ATP-dependent helicase — encoded protein: MSQFDDQDAFEAAVPLSQRALSARPAPYLEGLNAAQREAVEALDGPVLMLAGAGTGKTRALTTRIAHLLLLGKARPGQILAVTFTNKAAREMKNRVGRLLGEAVEGMPWLGTFHSISVKILRRHAELIGRDGLHLKPSFTILDTDDQLRVLKQIIQAEAIDEKKWTARWIASHIDNYKNRCLRPESVPASADFTVERIPGKFVTRKDGGPGHECSGIELYRQYQDRLLALNAVDFGDLLMHCVTLFQAHPDVLKQWQDRFRYILVDEYQDTNIAQYMWLRLLAQAHRNICCVGDDDQSIYGWRGAEVGNILRFEQDFPGARVIRLEQNYRSTPHILAAASGLIAANKGRLGKTLWTDAEDEGERVRLIGHWDSEAEARWIGEEIESFQGGHRASIGRVSLNDIAILVRASHQMRAFEDRFMTIGLPYRVIGGPRFYERQEIRDAMAYFRLVVSPADDLAFERIVNTPKRGLGDKAVQTIQTAARNNGVNLLEGARIVVEDGLIGGKGGAALREFVNGIGRWHADVLDSTVSHVELAERILDESGYTAMWQNEKSPDAPGRLDNLKELVKALEEFDNLQGFLEHVALVMDRDEGEVSEEVSIMTLHGAKGLEFPIVFLPGWEDGLFPSQRAMDESGTRGLEEERRLAYVGITRAERLATISFAGNRRLYGQWQSSMPSRFVDELPEDHVEVLTPPGLYGGGYGAAMAFAGANGGTDMHQRAAHADVYNSPGWKRMQANATLRKPPVQRTPVIIDAEPAAGYAVGDRVFHQKFGNGTVMGIAEDTLTVQFPTGFKTIKAAYLQPSGSAGGDDVPF
- a CDS encoding 23S rRNA (adenine(2030)-N(6))-methyltransferase RlmJ — protein: MLSYQHAYHAGNLADLHKHALLAVALDYLTRKDKQLSYIETHAGRGLYRLDSAEAQKTGEAAAGIRRAEAESWLQAGHPFLQVLAAVRAAHGRAAYPGSPLIAAHFLRKSDNAHLAELHPAEHAALSWVAGFATIHRRDGFQVAQSLCPPTPRRGFMLIDPSYEVKTEYEEIPRQIDQIVRKWNVGAIALWYPILTDDRHLPMLTRLKQNHRQALVSEIRFPPVRADHNMVGSGMFVINPPWGLDREARRLEDAIGKGVRGGVQ
- a CDS encoding DUF1127 domain-containing protein, which encodes MAAIEHIHGSARKEAGFRTWLGDVIAGIQESRARNAVYRQTVRELNALTARDLADLGIHRSMISRIAREAAYGAAQ
- a CDS encoding Mrp/NBP35 family ATP-binding protein, encoding MGIEREVAVRSIEGIEIPGGGTLGGADLLRALTVDGDTVRFVLEVRDADQARAFAPVEAEARRRLLALPGVANVSIVMTAPAGKPAAQTPPPQMKLGRHPTPQAGPQPIPGVKNIIAIGSGKGGVGKSTVTSNLAVALARAGRRVGILDADIHGPSQPRMMGASGRPASPDGQRIEPLQAHGVTLMSIGFMLNEGEAVIWRGPMLMGAMQQLLGQVNWGELDVLLIDLPPGTGDVQLSLCQKAALTGALIVSTPQDVALLDARRAIDMFRKLKTPILGLVENMSSYVCPNCGHEAHLFGHGGVAAEARDLDLPFLGEIPLELEVRLAGDAGRPVALGEGAVADAYARLADRLIKGGLA
- a CDS encoding tellurite resistance TerB family protein, coding for MFRNLLTRLFAEDTEDRRIDAGDAEVALAALLVRVARADDRYDGVEQRRIEQILARRRGLSGQQAAERRAAAEMIEAEAPDTVRFTRTIKDRIALEDRFDVIAALWEIAYADETRGADEESMIRLVAGLLGINDRDSALARQRVLEEMGLGDKG
- a CDS encoding DUF1330 domain-containing protein, producing the protein MPKGYWIAHVTVDDPTAYEAYRQANAAPLAQYGGRFLVRGGVQTVVEGEARPRSVVVEFPSLEAATDCYHSAEYQAALALRKPCSAGDVVIVAGYDPA
- a CDS encoding PhzF family phenazine biosynthesis protein; this translates as MLDFHIYDVFTDRPFSGNPLAVVTGADGLSTAQMQVIARQFNLSETIFVQSPRDPAHTARVRIFLPKAEIPFAGHPTIGCALHLSGGENGRIVLEEQAGLVPVTIADGLAEFVAPALPALTGEAPTPVDVAAALGLAVGQIGFGAHRPAMASAGNDFIFVPLRDLEALAQARPRGEAFEALTRAAPKLYAYAPEGDGFRARMFAPANGVPEDPATGSASATLPALLLAAGRLGEGENRIALRQGVEMGRPSEIGLTVQVGNGAITEVRISGRAAKVAEGRITIPEVH
- the ppk2 gene encoding polyphosphate kinase 2, which gives rise to MNDAPKDWFEAELQDTLDEDYEIELEDAVLSAEIRRIYRDNHPEQMDRKLYFQELLRLQSELIKLQDWVSHYKEKIVVIFEGRDSAGKGGAIKRITQRLNPRVARVVALPAPSDREKTQWYFQRYVPHLPAGGEIVLFDRSWYNRAGVERVMGFANEDEVEQFFQDVPEFERMLVRSGIRLVKYWFSVTDEEQQMRFLMRIHDPLKQWKLSPMDLQSRVRWESYTKAKEEMFERTNIPEAPWYIVPGNDKKRARLNCMSHLLGLMPYTEVPHEEIELPNRVFNPDYERDVLPRDLYVPQKY